One Paraburkholderia kururiensis DNA window includes the following coding sequences:
- the tolQ gene encoding protein TolQ has product MNTTQDLSIISLVLNASLLAQAVMGLLLLLSLMSWTFIFRKWFAIRRARAQTERFERDFWSGGDLQALYQSAANNRHTIGALERIFESGMREFLKGKEKRLNDPGAILDGARRAMRAAFQREMDALEANLAFLASVGSVSPYIGLFGTVWGIMNAFRGLANVQQATLANVAPGIAEALTATAIGLFAAIPAVVAYNRYAHDIDRLAIRFETFIEEFSNILQRQAH; this is encoded by the coding sequence ATGAACACTACACAAGATCTCTCGATCATTTCCCTCGTTCTCAACGCGAGTCTGCTGGCGCAAGCAGTGATGGGACTGCTCCTGTTGCTGTCGCTGATGTCGTGGACGTTCATCTTCCGCAAGTGGTTCGCGATTCGCCGGGCGCGCGCGCAAACCGAACGCTTCGAACGCGATTTCTGGTCGGGCGGCGACCTGCAGGCCTTGTATCAGAGCGCGGCGAACAACCGTCACACCATCGGCGCGCTCGAACGCATTTTCGAGTCCGGCATGCGCGAGTTTCTGAAAGGCAAGGAAAAGCGGCTCAACGACCCGGGCGCGATTCTCGACGGCGCTCGCCGCGCGATGCGCGCCGCGTTCCAGCGTGAAATGGATGCGCTCGAAGCCAATCTCGCGTTCCTCGCTTCCGTGGGCTCGGTGAGTCCGTACATCGGTCTTTTCGGTACGGTGTGGGGGATCATGAACGCGTTCCGCGGTCTCGCCAACGTGCAGCAGGCCACGCTCGCGAACGTCGCGCCGGGCATTGCGGAGGCGCTCACGGCGACGGCCATCGGCCTCTTCGCGGCCATTCCGGCCGTGGTGGCCTATAACCGCTACGCGCACGACATCGACCGGCTGGCGATCCGCTTCGAGACCTTCATCGAAGAGTTCTCGAACATTTTGCAGCGCCAGGCGCACTAA
- the ybgC gene encoding tol-pal system-associated acyl-CoA thioesterase — MRGMNMSTSQSGTGTGFMWPIRVYYEDTDAGGIVFYANYLKFFERARTEWLRACGVDQHRLAEETGALFIVRSTAVDYRAPARLDDVITTLSRVGRIGRASVDFAQEAWRDGALLATGSIRVGCVDSATLRPTAIPPRVLDALRRGPSKSMAGSSTVNA, encoded by the coding sequence ATGCGCGGCATGAATATGTCGACCAGCCAGTCCGGTACAGGGACGGGTTTTATGTGGCCGATCCGCGTGTACTACGAAGACACGGACGCGGGCGGCATCGTGTTCTACGCGAATTACCTGAAGTTTTTCGAGCGAGCCCGCACCGAGTGGCTGCGCGCATGTGGCGTGGACCAGCACAGGCTCGCCGAAGAAACCGGCGCGCTTTTCATCGTACGTAGTACCGCCGTCGACTACCGGGCACCGGCCCGGCTGGACGACGTCATCACGACCTTGAGCCGTGTCGGGCGAATCGGCCGCGCATCGGTCGACTTCGCGCAGGAAGCATGGCGCGACGGCGCGCTGCTCGCTACGGGCAGCATCCGCGTGGGTTGCGTGGACAGCGCGACCCTGCGCCCAACCGCGATTCCTCCGCGTGTGCTCGACGCGCTGCGGCGCGGACCATCAAAAAGCATGGCCGGTTCGTCAACGGTTAACGCTTGA
- the ydfG gene encoding bifunctional NADP-dependent 3-hydroxy acid dehydrogenase/3-hydroxypropionate dehydrogenase YdfG, with protein MIVFVTGASAGFGAAIARAFVKGGHRVVAAARRRDRLDALSAELGDKLLPFELDVRDSAAVAAAPAALPPEFAAVDVLVNNAGLALGLEPAQRALLDDWQTMIDTNCTGLVHVTRAFLPGMVERNCGHVFNLGSVAGSWPYPGGNVYGATKAFVRQFSLNLRADLAGTAVRVTDIEPGLCGGTEFSNVRFRGDDEKAATVYKDVQPLTPEDIADSIYWIATRPAHVNINTIELMPVAQSFAGLTIHRG; from the coding sequence ATGATCGTGTTCGTTACCGGGGCGTCCGCAGGATTCGGCGCCGCCATCGCCCGCGCCTTTGTGAAAGGCGGTCACCGCGTGGTGGCCGCCGCACGCCGCAGAGACCGTCTCGACGCCCTGTCGGCCGAACTGGGCGACAAGCTCCTGCCGTTCGAACTCGACGTGCGCGACAGCGCAGCGGTCGCGGCTGCGCCGGCCGCCCTGCCGCCCGAGTTCGCCGCAGTCGACGTGCTCGTCAACAACGCCGGCCTCGCGCTGGGGCTCGAGCCGGCGCAGCGCGCCCTGCTCGACGACTGGCAAACCATGATCGACACCAACTGCACGGGCCTCGTCCACGTGACGCGCGCCTTTCTGCCCGGCATGGTCGAGCGCAACTGCGGGCACGTATTCAATCTCGGTTCCGTGGCAGGCAGCTGGCCTTATCCCGGCGGCAACGTGTACGGCGCCACGAAAGCCTTCGTGCGCCAGTTCAGCCTGAACCTGCGTGCAGATCTCGCGGGTACAGCGGTACGCGTCACCGACATCGAGCCGGGCCTGTGCGGCGGCACGGAATTCTCGAACGTGCGCTTTCGCGGCGACGACGAGAAGGCCGCCACCGTCTACAAGGACGTGCAACCGCTCACGCCGGAAGACATCGCGGACTCGATCTACTGGATCGCAACGCGGCCGGCCCACGTGAACATCAACACGATCGAGCTGATGCCGGTCGCCCAGTCGTTCGCCGGGCTCACCATTCATCGCGGATAA
- the glyA gene encoding serine hydroxymethyltransferase, which produces MFDRAESTIANVDPEVWAAIEQENRRQEDHIELIASENYTSPAVMAAQGSQLTNKYAEGYPGKRYYGGCEYVDIVEQLAIDRVKQLFGAEAANVQPNSGSQANQGVFFAMLKPGDTIMGMSLAHGGHLTHGSPVNMSGKWFNVVSYGLNEAEDIDYDAAEKLANEHKPKLIVAGASAFALRIDFERLAKIAKSVGAWLMVDMAHYAGLVAAGVYPNPVPHADFVTTTTHKSLRGPRGGVILMKAEYEKVINSAIFPGIQGGPLMHVIAAKAVAFKEALSPSFKAYQQQVVENARVLAETLVKRGLRIVSGRTESHVMLVDLRPKHITGKAAEAVLGAAHITVNKNAIPNDPEKPFVTSGIRLGSPAMTTRGFGAKEAEQVGNLIADVLDNPEDAATIERVRAQVAELTKRFPVYR; this is translated from the coding sequence ATGTTTGACAGAGCCGAAAGCACCATCGCCAACGTCGATCCCGAAGTCTGGGCGGCGATCGAACAGGAAAACCGCCGTCAGGAAGACCACATTGAACTGATCGCGTCGGAAAACTACACGAGCCCGGCGGTGATGGCCGCTCAAGGTTCGCAACTGACGAACAAGTACGCGGAAGGCTATCCCGGCAAGCGTTACTACGGCGGTTGCGAGTACGTGGACATCGTGGAGCAGCTTGCGATCGACCGTGTGAAGCAGCTCTTCGGCGCCGAAGCTGCGAACGTGCAGCCAAATTCGGGTTCCCAGGCCAATCAGGGCGTGTTCTTCGCCATGCTGAAGCCGGGCGACACGATCATGGGCATGAGCCTCGCGCACGGCGGCCACCTCACGCACGGCTCGCCCGTCAACATGTCGGGCAAGTGGTTCAACGTCGTGAGCTACGGCCTGAATGAAGCGGAAGACATCGACTACGACGCTGCCGAAAAGCTCGCCAACGAGCACAAGCCCAAGCTGATCGTGGCCGGCGCATCGGCATTTGCTCTGCGTATCGACTTCGAACGTCTTGCGAAGATCGCAAAGAGCGTAGGCGCATGGCTCATGGTGGACATGGCGCACTATGCCGGCCTCGTTGCCGCGGGTGTCTATCCGAATCCCGTGCCGCATGCCGACTTCGTCACCACCACCACGCACAAGAGCCTGCGCGGACCGCGCGGCGGCGTGATCCTGATGAAGGCCGAATACGAGAAGGTCATCAACTCCGCAATTTTCCCCGGCATCCAGGGCGGTCCGCTGATGCACGTCATCGCCGCCAAGGCCGTGGCATTCAAGGAAGCGCTGTCGCCCTCGTTCAAGGCATATCAGCAGCAGGTCGTGGAAAACGCCCGCGTGCTTGCCGAAACGCTCGTGAAGCGCGGTCTGCGCATCGTGTCGGGCCGTACGGAAAGCCACGTGATGCTGGTGGACCTGCGTCCGAAGCACATCACGGGCAAGGCCGCGGAGGCGGTGCTGGGTGCGGCGCACATCACGGTGAACAAGAACGCGATTCCGAACGACCCGGAAAAGCCGTTCGTGACGAGCGGCATCCGCCTCGGTTCGCCGGCCATGACCACCCGCGGTTTTGGCGCAAAGGAAGCCGAGCAGGTGGGCAATCTGATTGCCGACGTGCTGGACAATCCGGAAGACGCGGCCACGATCGAGCGCGTGCGCGCTCAGGTCGCCGAGCTGACCAAACGCTTTCCCGTCTACCGCTGA